A part of Lacerta agilis isolate rLacAgi1 chromosome 7, rLacAgi1.pri, whole genome shotgun sequence genomic DNA contains:
- the LOC117050042 gene encoding isochorismatase domain-containing protein 2-like — translation MSVIRLGKVVPKTSILFLCDMQEKFRPNISYFPQIVSVAARMLKVAKALKIRTVVTEQYPKGLGPTVPELGAEDLPKYAKTCFSMVTPEVEKEMAAVPDLKSVLLCGIETQACIMSTALDIMEQGLDVHVVVDACSSRSQLDRIVALSRLRQSGAFLTTSEGLILQLVRDAAHPCFREIQKLIKDPAPDSGLLPLLKEPSPLFS, via the coding sequence ATGTCTGTGATACGACTCGGAAAAGTGGTCCCCAAAACCAGCATCCTCTTCCTGTGTGACATGCAAGAGAAATTTCGGCCGAATATCAGCTACTTCCCTCAGATTGTATCTGTGGCAGCTCGGATGCTAAAGGTTGCCAAGGCTCTCAAAATCCGGACGGTGGTGACCGAACAATACCCCAAAGGACTGGGCCCTACGGTGCCAGAGTTGGGTGCTGAAGACTTGCCGAAATATGCTAAGACCTGCTTCAGCATGGTTACCCcggaggtggagaaggagatggCAGCTGTGCCCGACCTGAAATCTGTGCTTTTGTGTGGGATCGAGACACAGGCCTGCATCATGAGCACAGCATTGGACATCATGGAACAAGGCCTGGATGTTCACGTAGTGGTGGATGCCTGCTCTTCCCGCAGTCAGCTGGACAGGATTGTGGCTTTGTCCAGATTACGCCAGAGTGGTGCCTTCCTCACCACCAGTGAAGGGCTCATTCTGCAACTGGTCAGAGATGCTGCACACCCCTGTTTCCGAGAGATCCAGAAGTTGATTAAAGACCCTGCCCCAGACAGCGGCCTTCTCCCACTCCTGAAAGAACCAAGCCCCCTTTTCAGCTAG
- the PPP1R42 gene encoding protein phosphatase 1 regulatory subunit 42 isoform X1 has translation MVRLTLELIGKSLNQKNRRDESLAHYLRKTTHLKLSNKNIDIIDDLSLCKNLNVLYLYDNQIRQIHNLDFATNLRHLYLQNNCITRIENLASLIKLEKLYLGGNYITVVEGLETLEELRELHVESQQLPLGEKVLFDPRSLHSLAKSLTVLNISNNNIDEVSDLAILENISHLIAVDNQIHQVKDLEFVLGIWTNLRKLELNGNPVCQKPKYKDRVILQSKSLESLDGKEIKEMERQFLMNWKASRDARKKNRTESMMNEHAPYLHFDNDDKTHPHFPIYYFPLTKEKPNVAILSEMHRSPYSKESHRTVHEDRVTEKISHSSLKNPQNVQKNLSEPHLLRQMPL, from the exons ATGGTTCGACTAACATTGGAGCTAATTGGTAAAAGCCTCAATCAGAAGAATCGCAGAGATGAGTCCTTGGCCCATTACTTAAGGAAAACGACTCATCTTAAGTtatcaaataaaaatatagatataATT GATGACCTGTCTTTGTGTAAAAACCTTAATGTCCTTTATTTGTATGATAACCAAATTAGACAAATACATAATTTGGATTTTGCTACAAACCTAAGACACCTATACCTGCAGAACAATTGTATTACACGAATTGAAAATCTAGCATCATTAATAAAACTTGAAAAATT GTATCTGGGCGGCAATTACATCACTGTAGTAGAAGGCTTAGAAACTTTAGAAGAACTAAGAGAATTACACGTTGAAAGCCAGCAGCTTCCCCTAGGAGAAAAGGTTTTGTTTGACCCAAGAAGTCTTCATTCGCTAGCG AAGTCTTTAACAGTTTTGAATATCagcaataataatattgatgaAGTGAGTGATTTAGCAATTCTGGAAAATATCTCCCACCTTATAGCTGTTGACAACCAAATTCACCAAGTGAAG GACTTGGAGTTTGTGCTGGGTATATGGACCAACCTGCGCAAATTAGAGCTGAAtggaaatcctgtttgccagaaACCAAAATATAAGGACAGAGTTATACTGCAATCAAAATCCCTTG AGTCCCTTGatggaaaagaaataaaagaaatggaaagacaaTTCCTGATGAATTGGAAAGCATCCAGAGATGCCAGGAAGAAAAACAGGACAGAAAGTATGATGAATGAACATGCACCATATTTACATTTTG ATAATGATGACAAAACACACCCCCATTTTCCTATTTACTATTTCCCACTGACTAAAGAAAAACCAAATGTTGCAATTTTGTCTGAGATGCATAGATCTCCTTATAGTAAAGAATCCCATCGAACCGTCCATGAAGACAGAGTTACTGAGAAAATCAG CCATTCATCCCTGAAGAATCCTCAAAATGTACAGAAAAACCTGTCTGAACCTCACCTCCTAAGACAAATGCCTCTTTAA
- the PPP1R42 gene encoding protein phosphatase 1 regulatory subunit 42 isoform X2: MVRLTLELIGKSLNQKNRRDESLAHYLRKTTHLKLSNKNIDIIDDLSLCKNLNVLYLYDNQIRQIHNLDFATNLRHLYLQNNCITRIENLASLIKLEKLYLGGNYITVVEGLETLEELRELHVESQQLPLGEKVLFDPRSLHSLAKSLTVLNISNNNIDEVSDLAILENISHLIAVDNQIHQVKDLEFVLGIWTNLRKLELNGNPVCQKPKYKDRVILQSKSLESLDGKEIKEMERQFLMNWKASRDARKKNRTESMMNEHAPYLHFVPEEAMQALNQCLSEGSNGLDVDQ, translated from the exons ATGGTTCGACTAACATTGGAGCTAATTGGTAAAAGCCTCAATCAGAAGAATCGCAGAGATGAGTCCTTGGCCCATTACTTAAGGAAAACGACTCATCTTAAGTtatcaaataaaaatatagatataATT GATGACCTGTCTTTGTGTAAAAACCTTAATGTCCTTTATTTGTATGATAACCAAATTAGACAAATACATAATTTGGATTTTGCTACAAACCTAAGACACCTATACCTGCAGAACAATTGTATTACACGAATTGAAAATCTAGCATCATTAATAAAACTTGAAAAATT GTATCTGGGCGGCAATTACATCACTGTAGTAGAAGGCTTAGAAACTTTAGAAGAACTAAGAGAATTACACGTTGAAAGCCAGCAGCTTCCCCTAGGAGAAAAGGTTTTGTTTGACCCAAGAAGTCTTCATTCGCTAGCG AAGTCTTTAACAGTTTTGAATATCagcaataataatattgatgaAGTGAGTGATTTAGCAATTCTGGAAAATATCTCCCACCTTATAGCTGTTGACAACCAAATTCACCAAGTGAAG GACTTGGAGTTTGTGCTGGGTATATGGACCAACCTGCGCAAATTAGAGCTGAAtggaaatcctgtttgccagaaACCAAAATATAAGGACAGAGTTATACTGCAATCAAAATCCCTTG AGTCCCTTGatggaaaagaaataaaagaaatggaaagacaaTTCCTGATGAATTGGAAAGCATCCAGAGATGCCAGGAAGAAAAACAGGACAGAAAGTATGATGAATGAACATGCACCATATTTACATTTTG TACCAGAAGAGGCAATGCAGGCCCTGAACCAGTGTCTGTCTGAAGGCagtaatgggctggatgtggATCAGTAA